Proteins from one Natronoarchaeum philippinense genomic window:
- the pheT gene encoding phenylalanine--tRNA ligase subunit beta: MPTVDVDPEELRDLTGHDDKDDEQLKEDLFGLGLEFEGETDDGDFELEFAPDRLDRLSVEGIARSLRYHYGDDRGVYVPTTNDADWTIEVDESVPEERPYVTGAVIRGVDLDEDALDSLIQLQEKLHATMGRKRAKGAIGIHDLTMLKGGAVEVDDADDDLVDPDAGATAPNKSIRYTGVEPDGDRFVPLDSDAELTPGEVLEEHPTGETYADLVSGYERYPAIYDDIGLFSFPPVINGRRTEVSTDSRDLFVELTGTDQWTIDRMCAIVCYALDARGATIEDVVVEYPDRELHRPDFEVTHKHVAHDRIETLLGVDLDPEEVVDLFERSGLDAGTDENEDGDLVYEVAIPPYRVDVLHPLDLVDDAGRAFGFNELEPKYPDVSTVGGRHERSRLEDAVRTQLVGLGFEDMLNFHMINEAENFDRMGLDPDDGVFGAGQPTTIKNPYSEDYTMLRTWALPSLLMVLERNTHRSYPQDLAEIGLSAHVDESESTSVAEHRTVAAVLARHDASYEDAKARLQALARNFDADLETPPTSHPSFIDGRTAEVVIDGESVGVIGEIHPEVLVEHDLELPVTAFELRLDALQ; this comes from the coding sequence ATGCCTACCGTAGACGTCGATCCCGAGGAACTGCGCGATCTGACCGGTCACGACGACAAAGACGACGAACAGCTCAAAGAAGACCTGTTCGGCCTCGGACTGGAGTTCGAGGGCGAGACCGACGACGGCGACTTCGAGTTGGAGTTCGCGCCTGACCGCCTCGACCGGCTCTCCGTCGAGGGGATCGCCCGATCGCTGCGGTATCACTACGGCGACGACCGGGGCGTGTACGTCCCGACCACCAACGACGCCGACTGGACGATCGAGGTCGACGAGTCGGTCCCCGAGGAACGACCGTACGTCACCGGCGCGGTGATCCGCGGCGTCGATCTGGACGAGGACGCGCTCGACTCGCTGATCCAGCTCCAGGAGAAGCTCCACGCGACGATGGGGCGCAAGCGCGCCAAGGGCGCCATCGGCATCCACGACCTGACGATGCTGAAAGGCGGCGCCGTCGAGGTCGACGATGCCGACGACGACCTCGTCGACCCCGACGCGGGCGCAACGGCGCCCAACAAGAGCATCCGCTACACCGGCGTCGAACCCGACGGCGATCGGTTCGTCCCGCTCGACTCGGACGCCGAGCTGACGCCCGGTGAGGTCCTCGAAGAACACCCCACCGGCGAGACGTACGCCGATCTGGTCTCGGGATACGAGCGCTACCCGGCGATCTACGACGACATCGGCCTGTTCTCGTTCCCGCCGGTAATCAACGGCCGACGGACCGAGGTCTCGACCGACTCGCGGGACCTGTTCGTCGAGCTGACCGGCACCGACCAGTGGACGATCGACCGGATGTGCGCGATCGTCTGCTACGCGCTCGACGCCCGCGGCGCGACCATCGAGGACGTCGTCGTCGAGTATCCCGATCGGGAGCTTCATCGCCCCGACTTCGAGGTCACGCACAAACACGTCGCCCATGACCGCATCGAGACGCTGCTCGGCGTCGATCTCGATCCCGAGGAGGTCGTCGACCTGTTCGAGCGCTCGGGACTGGATGCTGGCACCGACGAAAACGAGGATGGCGACCTCGTCTACGAGGTAGCGATCCCGCCCTACCGCGTCGACGTGCTCCACCCGCTCGATCTGGTCGACGACGCCGGGCGTGCCTTCGGCTTCAACGAGCTAGAACCCAAGTATCCCGATGTCAGCACGGTCGGCGGACGCCACGAGCGCTCCCGGCTGGAAGACGCTGTGCGTACCCAGCTCGTGGGTCTCGGCTTCGAGGACATGCTGAACTTCCACATGATCAACGAGGCCGAGAACTTCGATCGAATGGGGCTCGATCCGGACGACGGCGTCTTCGGTGCCGGGCAGCCCACGACGATCAAGAACCCCTACAGCGAGGACTACACGATGTTGCGCACGTGGGCGCTTCCATCCTTGCTGATGGTGTTAGAGCGCAATACTCATCGGAGCTACCCGCAGGACCTCGCCGAGATCGGACTGTCGGCCCACGTCGACGAGTCCGAAAGCACCAGCGTGGCCGAGCACCGGACGGTGGCTGCCGTGCTCGCGCGCCACGACGCCTCCTACGAGGACGCCAAAGCACGCCTACAGGCGCTGGCGCGGAACTTCGACGCCGATCTGGAGACGCCGCCGACGAGTCATCCCTCGTTCATCGATGGTCGCACCGCCGAAGTCGTAATCGACGGCGAGTCAGTCGGCGTGATCGGGGAGATTCATCCCGAGGTGCTCGTCGAGCACGATCTGGAGCTTCCCGTGACGGCGTTCGAGCTTCGGCTGGACGCCCTGCAGTAG
- the endA gene encoding tRNA-intron lyase produces MHGHRRDGVVRVAEDARQRFYDARGYGYPLSGNEIALAPVEAAHLLFRGDLDAVDGDGFREFFAGADDAGFGLRFLVYADLRARGFYLSPASEEWVPDAVDTDDIDFVVYPRGKDRHDGEVAYRIRVVGERDRVAASSLGECTLAIVDEESEITYFQTTDPDISGSTTVDLPDGVPTALFDDRAICWEPPEELHQSGFYGQPLAGREPADEQGLQLSLVEAAQLAAAGAIDVPGGYDAVVERGRAVEGERFDRRLRTYAVLRDRGVVPKTGFKFGADFRTYADVESVEELSHSERLVRVLPPGYAFSPRDLSLDVRLAHGVRKEMVFALPDGEDVAWLGVERITP; encoded by the coding sequence ATGCACGGTCATCGCCGCGACGGCGTCGTCCGCGTCGCAGAGGACGCTCGCCAGCGCTTTTACGACGCCCGGGGGTACGGCTACCCGCTGTCGGGCAACGAGATCGCGCTCGCGCCCGTCGAGGCGGCCCACTTGCTCTTCCGGGGCGACCTCGACGCGGTCGACGGCGACGGGTTCCGCGAGTTCTTCGCGGGAGCCGACGATGCGGGCTTCGGGCTTCGGTTTCTGGTGTACGCCGACCTGCGTGCCCGCGGATTCTACCTCTCGCCGGCCAGCGAGGAGTGGGTTCCAGACGCCGTCGACACCGACGATATTGACTTCGTCGTCTACCCCCGCGGAAAAGATCGCCACGACGGCGAGGTCGCCTACCGGATCCGCGTCGTCGGCGAGCGCGACCGCGTCGCAGCGAGTTCGCTCGGCGAGTGCACCCTCGCCATCGTCGACGAGGAGAGCGAGATCACCTACTTCCAGACGACCGATCCCGACATCTCGGGATCGACGACGGTCGACCTGCCCGACGGCGTCCCGACGGCGCTGTTCGACGATCGGGCGATCTGCTGGGAGCCGCCCGAAGAACTCCATCAGAGCGGCTTCTACGGCCAGCCGCTTGCGGGACGTGAACCCGCCGACGAGCAGGGCTTGCAGCTCTCGCTGGTCGAGGCGGCCCAGCTCGCCGCCGCGGGCGCGATCGACGTTCCCGGCGGCTACGACGCCGTCGTCGAGCGAGGCCGGGCCGTCGAGGGCGAACGCTTCGACCGCCGACTCCGGACCTACGCCGTCCTGCGCGACCGGGGCGTCGTCCCCAAGACCGGCTTCAAGTTCGGCGCCGACTTCCGGACGTACGCCGACGTGGAGTCCGTCGAGGAGCTGAGCCACTCCGAGCGCCTCGTCAGGGTGTTGCCGCCGGGCTACGCGTTCTCGCCGCGGGACCTCTCGCTGGACGTGCGCTTGGCCCACGGCGTCCGCAAGGAGATGGTGTTCGCGCTCCCCGACGGCGAGGACGTGGCGTGGCTCGGCGTCGAGCGCATCACGCCCTGA
- a CDS encoding tryptophan--tRNA ligase, with protein sequence MSRDADSHETGASPSDQSSSDGERWRSSTDLRADGGEASGASRASSELRSDGGAAAGADEVALDPWGSSSVADYRKLFEDFGIGEFDDLLDGVPSPHYLMRRGVIFGHRDYEPVAEAMREGEPFAALSGFMPTGDPHIGHKLVFDEIIWHQERGGDAYGLIADLEAHSARGLTWDEIDEHARDYILSLLALGFDPEEGTLYRQSDNREVQDLAFELGAEANFSELESIYGFDGETDVSHMQSVVTQMADILYPQVADEPKPTVIPVGPDQDPHMRLARDLAARTRYFGVTEAWASFEATPTERRLIGEAYEALGGTEGETVRCEDAADWLRKHEPAPDDARQTAIEKLDAAGMEPVRPRVRILDRNATEDAFEALIEAVEGEKRVYDEHIDTFELSREDADELAREVELDHGGYGFRPPSSIYHRFMTGLTGGKMSSSIPASHISLLDDPEDGYDKVKSATTGGRQSAEEQREKGGKADECPVYELYAYLLADEDDEFAKEVYDECVGGERLCGGCKEQAAELMTEFLEEHQEKREEWADKLDELDIDLDSDRKR encoded by the coding sequence ATGAGTCGAGACGCTGACTCCCACGAGACCGGCGCATCGCCGTCCGACCAGTCCTCCTCGGACGGGGAGCGCTGGCGCTCCTCGACCGACCTCCGCGCAGATGGCGGGGAGGCGAGCGGAGCGAGCCGAGCCTCGTCAGAGCTTCGCTCTGACGGCGGGGCCGCCGCCGGCGCCGACGAGGTCGCGCTCGACCCGTGGGGGTCGTCCTCGGTCGCCGACTACCGCAAGCTGTTCGAGGACTTTGGCATCGGGGAGTTCGATGACCTGCTCGACGGCGTCCCGTCGCCGCATTACCTGATGCGCCGGGGCGTGATCTTCGGCCACCGCGACTACGAACCCGTCGCCGAGGCGATGCGCGAGGGCGAACCGTTCGCCGCGCTCTCGGGCTTTATGCCCACCGGCGACCCCCACATCGGCCACAAGCTGGTGTTCGACGAGATCATCTGGCATCAGGAACGGGGCGGCGACGCCTACGGCCTGATCGCCGATCTCGAAGCCCACAGCGCCCGCGGGCTGACGTGGGACGAGATCGACGAGCACGCGCGTGATTACATCCTCTCGCTGCTCGCGCTCGGCTTCGATCCCGAGGAGGGAACGCTGTATCGCCAGTCCGACAACCGCGAAGTGCAGGATCTCGCCTTCGAACTCGGCGCCGAGGCGAACTTCTCGGAGCTGGAGTCGATCTACGGCTTCGACGGTGAGACCGACGTGTCCCACATGCAGTCGGTCGTCACCCAAATGGCCGACATCCTCTACCCGCAGGTCGCCGACGAGCCCAAGCCGACGGTGATCCCGGTCGGTCCCGATCAGGACCCCCACATGCGGCTGGCCCGGGATCTGGCCGCCCGAACGCGGTACTTCGGCGTCACCGAGGCGTGGGCGAGCTTCGAGGCGACGCCGACCGAGCGCCGGCTGATCGGCGAGGCCTACGAGGCACTGGGCGGTACAGAGGGCGAGACCGTCCGCTGTGAGGACGCCGCCGATTGGCTTCGCAAGCACGAGCCGGCGCCCGACGACGCCCGCCAGACCGCGATCGAGAAGTTAGACGCCGCGGGAATGGAGCCGGTCCGTCCGCGCGTTCGCATCCTCGATCGCAACGCCACCGAGGACGCCTTCGAGGCGCTGATCGAGGCCGTCGAAGGCGAAAAGCGCGTCTACGACGAACACATCGACACGTTCGAGCTGTCCCGGGAGGACGCCGACGAGCTCGCCCGCGAGGTCGAACTCGACCACGGCGGCTACGGCTTCCGGCCGCCGTCGTCGATCTACCACCGCTTTATGACCGGCCTGACCGGCGGTAAGATGTCCTCGTCGATCCCCGCCTCTCACATCTCCCTGCTCGACGACCCCGAGGACGGCTACGACAAGGTCAAGTCCGCTACTACCGGCGGGCGCCAGTCCGCTGAGGAACAGCGCGAGAAAGGCGGGAAGGCCGACGAGTGTCCCGTCTACGAGCTGTACGCCTATCTGCTCGCCGACGAGGACGACGAGTTCGCCAAGGAAGTGTACGACGAGTGTGTCGGCGGCGAACGGCTCTGTGGCGGCTGCAAGGAGCAGGCTGCCGAACTCATGACGGAGTTCCTCGAAGAGCACCAGGAGAAACGCGAGGAATGGGCCGACAAGCTCGACGAACTGGACATCGACCTCGACAGCGACCGCAAGCGCTGA
- a CDS encoding non-histone chromosomal MC1 family protein produces MVREDGKRNFALRSNDGEEPSVFSGNTPRQAALKAARRLEPAPSEDDADQTELRLREKGTDKVHIYDGWAWHETAPDDKPDWMPDEITEANVSKQGIEHLEE; encoded by the coding sequence ATGGTACGTGAGGACGGTAAGCGAAACTTCGCGTTGCGTAGTAACGACGGTGAAGAACCCAGTGTCTTTTCGGGGAACACTCCTCGACAGGCCGCGCTGAAAGCAGCGCGTCGGCTGGAGCCCGCCCCATCGGAGGACGATGCTGACCAGACCGAGCTCCGACTCCGTGAGAAAGGCACCGACAAGGTACACATCTACGACGGCTGGGCTTGGCACGAGACGGCTCCAGATGACAAGCCCGACTGGATGCCCGACGAAATCACGGAGGCAAACGTCTCGAAGCAGGGCATCGAGCACCTCGAAGAGTGA
- a CDS encoding NCS2 family permease: MALADTLADFFEFEAHDTDLRTEVVAGVTTFLTMSYIIVVNPTILAPALMADPTIANAYSMAQVQQMLAVVTILASFAGILVMALYANRPFGLAPGMGLNVFFAFTVVLGLGIPWQTALAAVFVEGIIFILLTAVGARRYIIELFPEPVKFAVGAGIGIFLLFLGLQQMQVVVPDPEGTFVTLGEIANSPVASLAVVGLFFTFVLYARDVTGAILLGILSTAGVAWGLTFAGFYDRGVLTPETLTGAQYDISPLAGAFVEGLRDIDPVTFTFVVFTFFFVDFFDTAGTLIGVSQIAGFLDEDGDLPDIDKPLMADAVGTTVGAALGTSTVTTFVESSTGVEEGGRTGMTALVVGLAFLASLAVVPLVAAIPQFASYMALVVVGIIMLQGVTDIDWQDPTWSIAGGLTIVVMPLTTSIADGIAAGIVSYPVIKAAVGEAGDVKPGQWLLAAVFVVYYYIQTSGMIV; encoded by the coding sequence ATGGCGCTCGCCGATACGCTCGCCGACTTCTTCGAGTTCGAGGCGCACGACACCGACCTGAGAACCGAGGTCGTCGCCGGGGTGACGACGTTCTTGACGATGTCGTACATCATCGTCGTCAACCCGACGATTCTCGCGCCGGCGCTGATGGCCGATCCGACGATCGCCAACGCATACTCGATGGCACAGGTCCAGCAGATGCTCGCGGTCGTCACGATCCTCGCGTCCTTCGCCGGAATCCTCGTGATGGCGCTGTACGCCAACAGACCGTTCGGACTGGCGCCCGGGATGGGACTGAACGTCTTCTTCGCGTTCACCGTCGTCCTCGGTCTCGGGATCCCGTGGCAGACCGCGCTGGCTGCCGTTTTCGTCGAAGGGATCATCTTCATCCTGCTGACCGCGGTCGGCGCGCGCCGGTACATCATCGAACTGTTTCCCGAACCGGTCAAGTTCGCCGTCGGCGCCGGGATCGGCATCTTCCTGCTGTTCCTCGGTCTCCAGCAGATGCAGGTCGTCGTCCCGGATCCGGAGGGAACGTTCGTCACGCTCGGCGAAATCGCTAACAGCCCGGTCGCCTCGCTGGCGGTCGTCGGGCTGTTCTTCACCTTCGTGCTGTACGCCCGTGACGTGACGGGCGCGATCCTCCTCGGCATCCTCTCGACCGCGGGGGTCGCGTGGGGGCTGACGTTCGCCGGCTTCTACGACCGCGGCGTGCTCACGCCCGAGACGCTGACCGGCGCCCAGTACGACATCTCGCCGCTGGCCGGCGCGTTCGTCGAGGGACTCCGAGATATCGACCCCGTGACGTTCACGTTCGTCGTGTTCACGTTCTTTTTCGTCGACTTCTTCGACACCGCGGGGACGCTGATCGGCGTCTCTCAGATCGCCGGCTTCCTCGACGAGGACGGTGATCTTCCCGACATCGACAAGCCCCTGATGGCCGACGCGGTCGGGACGACCGTCGGCGCAGCGCTGGGCACCTCGACGGTGACGACGTTCGTCGAGAGCTCGACCGGCGTCGAGGAGGGCGGCCGGACCGGGATGACCGCGCTGGTCGTCGGACTGGCCTTTCTGGCGTCGCTGGCGGTCGTTCCGCTGGTCGCCGCCATCCCGCAGTTCGCTTCCTACATGGCGCTGGTCGTCGTCGGCATCATCATGCTGCAGGGCGTCACCGACATCGACTGGCAGGATCCGACGTGGTCGATCGCCGGTGGCCTCACCATCGTCGTGATGCCGCTGACGACCTCGATCGCTGACGGGATCGCGGCCGGTATCGTCAGCTACCCGGTGATCAAGGCGGCCGTCGGCGAAGCCGGCGACGTCAAACCGGGACAGTGGCTGCTCGCCGCAGTGTTTGTCGTCTACTACTACATCCAGACGAGCGGCATGATCGTCTGA
- a CDS encoding glutathione S-transferase N-terminal domain-containing protein, producing the protein MPNLELYELDGCPYCAKVTSKLDELDLEYESHKVPRSHSERTEVEEVSGQTGVPVLVDEDNGVEGMAESDDIVAYLEETYA; encoded by the coding sequence ATGCCGAACCTCGAACTGTACGAACTGGATGGTTGTCCGTACTGCGCGAAAGTCACGTCCAAACTCGACGAACTCGATCTGGAGTACGAGTCTCACAAAGTGCCCCGGAGCCACTCCGAGCGCACCGAAGTCGAGGAAGTAAGCGGCCAGACCGGCGTTCCGGTGCTCGTCGACGAGGACAACGGCGTCGAGGGGATGGCCGAGAGCGACGACATCGTCGCCTACCTCGAAGAGACCTACGCGTAG
- a CDS encoding endonuclease NucS domain-containing protein yields MSRTTDVDPRDPTRSIRVLAGECTTIYDGDDREEHRGHVAVVVKPDNTVLVHDADGYQPVAWLTRADAVSCARDGGFSLTAQSGDEHLRVVSHTEDGYGSYPATEAGRPVGTCPDCERTLVRAGGAVSCLGCGERYGLPAGATVRTETCDCGLPRMRVERGVPFDLCLDRECESLDDAVREEFDRAWDCPDCGDDLRIIRRGGLLAGCDSHPDCEASFAIPAGTVVGTCPCGLPLFDAGTRQRCLDSTCERAG; encoded by the coding sequence ATGTCCCGAACGACCGACGTCGACCCCCGCGACCCGACCCGATCGATCCGCGTGCTGGCCGGCGAGTGTACGACGATCTACGACGGCGACGACCGCGAGGAGCACCGCGGCCACGTCGCCGTCGTCGTCAAGCCAGACAACACCGTGCTGGTCCACGACGCCGACGGCTACCAGCCCGTCGCGTGGCTCACCCGCGCTGACGCCGTCTCCTGTGCCCGCGACGGTGGCTTCTCGCTGACCGCCCAGTCCGGCGACGAGCACCTGCGCGTCGTCAGCCACACCGAGGACGGCTACGGGAGCTATCCCGCGACCGAGGCCGGCCGTCCGGTCGGAACGTGTCCCGACTGCGAGCGCACGCTCGTCCGGGCCGGCGGCGCCGTGTCCTGTCTCGGCTGCGGCGAGCGCTACGGCCTCCCGGCCGGCGCGACCGTCCGAACAGAAACCTGTGACTGCGGTCTTCCGCGGATGCGCGTCGAGCGCGGCGTTCCCTTCGACCTGTGTCTGGACCGCGAGTGCGAATCGCTCGACGACGCCGTCCGCGAGGAGTTCGATCGCGCGTGGGACTGCCCCGACTGTGGCGACGATCTGCGGATCATCCGTCGCGGCGGCCTGCTGGCGGGCTGTGACTCCCATCCCGACTGCGAGGCGAGCTTTGCCATCCCGGCGGGCACGGTCGTCGGCACCTGTCCGTGCGGGCTGCCGCTGTTCGACGCCGGCACGCGCCAGCGCTGTCTCGACTCGACGTGCGAGCGGGCCGGCTGA
- the pheS gene encoding phenylalanine--tRNA ligase subunit alpha, whose amino-acid sequence MKLPDAQVAVLETASAQDAQTIDDLADATDHKPETITGAAFDLEEQGLVVVESATDETAELTDEGSQYLDEGLPEVRLYEAALDAGADESPVQMGQAIGQSGLEGQEVDIALSNYARKGYGSIDSGEITADADADPDSDSEASALDALAAGDADVDDDDTLDRLDSRGLVELTERTVRSVRLTDDGVTALMEGVEAAESVGQLTPEMLTSGEWRDVEFSEYNVEADAAEFTGGKEHILRQTANRVKDVLVGMGFEEMQGPHVDADFWINDCLFMPQDHPARTHWDRFAMDQPREIDELPADLVERVEGAHRNGVGPDGDGYHSPWDEDFARALALRGHTTSLSTRYLSGEQIGELEPPQRYFSVEKVYRNDTLDPTHLLEFFQIEGWVMAEDLSVRDLMGTFEEFYAQFGITDLEYKPHYNPYTEPSFELFGTHPETGELIEVGNSGIFREEMLAPLGVEDADVMAWGLSLERLLMLIYGFEDIRDVHGTLCDLELLRETEVMY is encoded by the coding sequence ATGAAACTCCCGGACGCACAGGTCGCGGTGTTAGAGACCGCGAGCGCGCAGGACGCACAGACGATCGACGACCTCGCCGACGCCACCGATCACAAGCCCGAGACGATCACCGGCGCGGCCTTTGACCTCGAAGAGCAGGGGTTGGTCGTCGTCGAGTCAGCCACCGACGAAACGGCCGAACTCACCGACGAGGGGAGCCAGTACCTCGACGAGGGGCTTCCCGAGGTGCGCCTCTACGAGGCGGCGCTCGACGCCGGAGCCGACGAGTCGCCCGTTCAGATGGGCCAAGCGATCGGCCAATCCGGCCTCGAAGGACAGGAAGTCGACATCGCGCTGTCGAACTACGCTCGGAAGGGCTATGGCTCGATCGACAGCGGCGAGATCACCGCCGACGCGGACGCCGATCCCGACAGCGACTCCGAGGCGTCGGCGCTCGACGCGCTCGCGGCCGGCGATGCCGATGTCGACGACGACGACACGCTCGACCGACTCGACAGTCGCGGGCTGGTCGAACTCACCGAGCGCACAGTTCGGTCGGTGCGCCTGACCGACGACGGCGTCACGGCGCTGATGGAGGGCGTCGAGGCCGCCGAGTCGGTCGGCCAGCTCACGCCCGAGATGCTCACCAGCGGCGAGTGGCGCGACGTGGAGTTCAGCGAGTACAACGTCGAAGCCGACGCCGCCGAGTTCACCGGCGGGAAAGAGCACATCCTCCGCCAGACCGCCAATCGCGTGAAGGACGTGCTGGTCGGGATGGGCTTCGAGGAGATGCAGGGCCCCCACGTCGACGCCGACTTCTGGATCAACGACTGCCTGTTCATGCCACAGGACCACCCTGCACGGACTCACTGGGACCGGTTCGCCATGGACCAGCCCCGCGAGATCGACGAGCTTCCCGCCGACCTCGTCGAGCGCGTCGAGGGCGCCCACCGCAACGGCGTCGGTCCGGACGGCGACGGCTACCACTCGCCGTGGGACGAGGACTTCGCGCGGGCGCTCGCGCTGCGCGGGCACACGACATCGCTGTCGACGCGGTACCTCTCGGGCGAGCAGATCGGCGAACTGGAACCGCCCCAGCGGTACTTCAGCGTCGAGAAGGTGTACCGCAACGACACGCTTGACCCGACGCACTTGCTGGAGTTCTTCCAGATCGAGGGGTGGGTGATGGCCGAGGACCTCTCGGTGCGCGATCTGATGGGGACTTTCGAGGAGTTCTACGCCCAGTTCGGCATCACCGATCTGGAGTACAAGCCCCACTACAACCCCTACACGGAGCCGAGCTTCGAGCTCTTTGGCACCCATCCCGAGACGGGCGAACTGATCGAGGTCGGAAATTCGGGAATCTTCCGCGAGGAGATGCTCGCGCCGCTTGGCGTCGAGGACGCCGACGTGATGGCGTGGGGATTGTCCTTAGAGCGCTTGCTGATGTTGATCTACGGCTTCGAGGACATCCGTGACGTTCACGGAACGCTGTGCGATCTCGAACTACTGCGAGAGACTGAGGTGATGTACTGA
- a CDS encoding quinone-dependent dihydroorotate dehydrogenase — MNAYDVAKPFLFRLPPETAHNLIHTAMRVAQSTPIESSVARRYAVEDDRLTVDALGLEFPTPVGVAAGFDKNAEVPSMLAALGFGHVEVGGVTAEKQPGNPRPRMFRLPEDRALVNRMGFNNHGADEIGARLGQTDLPEVPIGINIGKSKSTPLAEAADDYAYTYERVADYGDYFVVNVSSPNTPGLRELQNREHLETILGRLAGLGASPLLVKLSPDLPEAAIEDALAVVDDLGLDGVIAVNTTTERSDDLQNPNRAEQGGLSGAPIEDRATDAVRFVAERTDVPVIGVGGVSSAEGAYEKIRAGASVVQLYTGLIYEGPQLAREINEGLLDLLDRDGFDSVEDAIGADL; from the coding sequence ATGAACGCCTACGACGTCGCCAAGCCGTTTCTCTTTCGGCTCCCACCGGAGACGGCGCACAACCTGATCCACACAGCGATGCGCGTAGCACAGTCGACCCCGATTGAGTCGTCAGTCGCCCGACGCTACGCCGTCGAGGATGATCGACTGACGGTCGACGCGCTCGGGCTTGAGTTCCCGACACCGGTCGGCGTCGCTGCCGGGTTCGACAAGAACGCCGAAGTCCCCTCGATGCTTGCGGCACTCGGCTTCGGGCACGTCGAAGTCGGCGGCGTCACCGCCGAGAAACAGCCGGGCAACCCGCGTCCGCGAATGTTCCGTCTGCCGGAGGACCGAGCGCTCGTCAACCGTATGGGGTTTAACAACCACGGCGCCGACGAGATCGGGGCACGCTTAGGCCAAACTGATCTACCAGAGGTACCCATCGGAATCAACATCGGGAAGTCCAAATCGACGCCGCTGGCCGAAGCCGCAGACGACTACGCCTACACGTACGAACGTGTCGCCGACTACGGGGACTATTTCGTCGTCAACGTTTCCAGCCCTAACACGCCGGGACTGCGCGAGCTGCAGAACCGCGAGCATCTGGAGACGATTCTCGGCCGCCTCGCGGGTCTGGGCGCCAGCCCGCTGCTGGTCAAGCTCTCTCCCGATCTCCCCGAAGCGGCCATCGAAGACGCGCTGGCAGTCGTCGACGACCTCGGTCTCGACGGCGTCATCGCCGTCAACACGACGACAGAGCGAAGCGACGACTTACAAAATCCGAACCGGGCGGAGCAAGGAGGTCTCTCTGGCGCCCCTATCGAGGATCGAGCAACCGATGCAGTGCGGTTCGTCGCCGAACGAACCGACGTACCCGTTATCGGCGTGGGCGGCGTCTCCAGCGCCGAGGGTGCCTACGAGAAGATTCGCGCTGGCGCGAGCGTCGTCCAGCTCTACACCGGGCTGATCTACGAGGGGCCACAGCTCGCCCGCGAAATCAACGAAGGGCTGCTCGACTTACTGGACCGGGACGGCTTCGACTCGGTCGAAGACGCCATCGGGGCCGACCTCTAA